A window of the Equus asinus isolate D_3611 breed Donkey chromosome 20, EquAss-T2T_v2, whole genome shotgun sequence genome harbors these coding sequences:
- the DNAJB13 gene encoding dnaJ homolog subfamily B member 13 isoform X1 → MGQDYYALLHITRNAEDAQIKKAYRKLALKNHPLNSIGPSSVETFRQIAEAYDVLSDPVKRSIYDKFGEEGLKGGIPLEFGSQTPWTTGYVFHGNPEKVFHEFFGGDNPFSEFFDEEGNETDLNFGGLRGRGVKKQDAPIERDLYLSLEDLFFGCTKKIKISRRVLNEDGYSSTIKDKILTIDVKPGWRQGTRITFEKEGDQGPNIIPADIIFIVKEKLHPRFRRENDNLFFVKPIPLGKVSGQRGGAGGGRIRVNTPCPVRGPKASGPHSPFTSEHVAGLQNVMSATQSLRLSSLSSVSGSSTPSQPQQEPGHWPRLCLPSPTQSAVSHSVLSIPPSNLSTSSPSVHPHCLCLCIWICAAASSGALLPPFSSPPGSSPKRSFHILMGLCHIPHCLNIFAWHSRPLPSGWSHPPQSSHCAT, encoded by the exons ATGGGCCAGGATTATTACGCTCTACTCCACATCACTAGAAATGCAGAGGATGCCCAGATCAAGAAGGC GTACCGGAAACTTGCCCTTAAGAACCACCCATTGAATTCCATTGGACCATCCTCAGTAGAAACGTTCAGGCAAATAGCAGAGGCCTACGATGTGCTGAGCGACC CTGTGAAGAGAAGCATCTATGACAAGTTCGGAGAAGAGGGCCTGAAGGGCGGGATTCCTCtggagtttggatcccagacccCATGGACAACTGGTTACGTCTTCCACGGCAACCCCGAAAAGGTTTTCCATGAGTTCTTCGGAGGAGACAACCCCTTTAGTG AGTTTTTTGATGAAGAAGGAAATGAGACAGATTTGAACTTTGGGGGGCTCCGGGGCCGAGGGGTTAAGAAACAGGATGCCCCAATCGAACGAGACCTCTACCTATCCCTGGAGGACTTATTCTTCGGCTGCACCAAGAAAATTAAGATCTCCCGAAGG GTGCTGAACGAGGATGGCTACTCCTCTACCATCAAGGACAAGATCCTCACCATTGACGTGAAGCCTGGCTGGAGGCAGGGCACACGCATCACCTTCGAGAAGGAAGGGGACCAG GGCCCCAACATCATCCCAGCCGACATCATCTTCATCGTAAAGGAGAAGCTACACCCTCGTTTCCGCAGGGAGAATGACAACCTCTTTTTTGTGAAGCCCATCCCCTTGGGAAAGGTGAGTGGGcaaagaggaggagcagggggtGGGCGGATCAGAGTGAACACCCCCTGCCCCGTCAGAGGCCCCAAGGCAAGTGGGCCTCACTCTCCATTCACCTCAGAGCATGTTGCAGGCCTTCAGAATGTGATGAGTGCCACACAATCTTTGCGGCTGTCTTCACTCTCCAGTGTGAGTGGCTCCTCCACGCCCTCACAGCCCCAGCAAGAACCTGGGCACTGGCCTAGActttgcctcccctcccccacccaatCTGCAGTCAGTCACTCAGTCCTGTCAATTCCACCCTCAAATCTCTCCACTTCGTCCCCTTCTGTTCATCCCCACTGTCTGTGTCTGTGCATCTGGATCTGTGCAGCAGCCTCCTCGggggccctcctgcctcccttctcaTCTCCTCCAGGCTCTTCCCCAAAGCGGTCTTTTCACATACTCATGGGACTGTGCCACATTCCTCATTGTCTAAACATCTTTGCATGGCATTCGAGGCCTCTACCATCTGGCTGGTCTCATCCCCCGCAGTCCAGCCACTGTGCCACTTAG
- the DNAJB13 gene encoding dnaJ homolog subfamily B member 13 isoform X2 produces MGQDYYALLHITRNAEDAQIKKAYRKLALKNHPLNSIGPSSVETFRQIAEAYDVLSDPVKRSIYDKFGEEGLKGGIPLEFGSQTPWTTGYVFHGNPEKVFHEFFGGDNPFSEFFDEEGNETDLNFGGLRGRGVKKQDAPIERDLYLSLEDLFFGCTKKIKISRRVLNEDGYSSTIKDKILTIDVKPGWRQGTRITFEKEGDQGPNIIPADIIFIVKEKLHPRFRRENDNLFFVKPIPLGKALTCCTVEVKTLDDRLLNIPINDIIHPKYFKKVPGEGMPLPEDPTKKGDLFIFFDIQFPTRLTPQKKQMLRQALLT; encoded by the exons ATGGGCCAGGATTATTACGCTCTACTCCACATCACTAGAAATGCAGAGGATGCCCAGATCAAGAAGGC GTACCGGAAACTTGCCCTTAAGAACCACCCATTGAATTCCATTGGACCATCCTCAGTAGAAACGTTCAGGCAAATAGCAGAGGCCTACGATGTGCTGAGCGACC CTGTGAAGAGAAGCATCTATGACAAGTTCGGAGAAGAGGGCCTGAAGGGCGGGATTCCTCtggagtttggatcccagacccCATGGACAACTGGTTACGTCTTCCACGGCAACCCCGAAAAGGTTTTCCATGAGTTCTTCGGAGGAGACAACCCCTTTAGTG AGTTTTTTGATGAAGAAGGAAATGAGACAGATTTGAACTTTGGGGGGCTCCGGGGCCGAGGGGTTAAGAAACAGGATGCCCCAATCGAACGAGACCTCTACCTATCCCTGGAGGACTTATTCTTCGGCTGCACCAAGAAAATTAAGATCTCCCGAAGG GTGCTGAACGAGGATGGCTACTCCTCTACCATCAAGGACAAGATCCTCACCATTGACGTGAAGCCTGGCTGGAGGCAGGGCACACGCATCACCTTCGAGAAGGAAGGGGACCAG GGCCCCAACATCATCCCAGCCGACATCATCTTCATCGTAAAGGAGAAGCTACACCCTCGTTTCCGCAGGGAGAATGACAACCTCTTTTTTGTGAAGCCCATCCCCTTGGGAAAG GCTCTGACCTGTTGCACCGTGGAAGTGAAGACCCTAGATGACCGTCTGCTCAACATTCCCATCAATGACATCATCCA TCCCAAGTACTTCAAGAAGGTGCCAGGTGAGGGGATGCCATTGCCTGAGGACCCCACCAAGAAGGGGGACCTCTTCATTTTCTTCGACATCCAGTTCCCCACCCGCCTCACACCCCAGAAGAAGCAGATGCTGCGCCAGGCATTGCTGACATAA
- the UCP2 gene encoding dicarboxylate carrier SLC25A8 translates to MVGFKATDVPPTATVKFLGAGTAACIADLITFPLDTAKVRLQIQGEKQGPVRAAASAQYRGVLGTILTMVRTEGPCSLYNGLVAGLQRQMSFASVRIGLYDSVKQFYTKGSEHAGIGSRLLAGSTTGALAVAVAQPTDVVKVRFQAQARAGGGRRYQSTVDAYKTIAREEGFRGLWKGTSPNVARNAIVNCAELVTYDLIKDALLKANLMTDDLPCHFTSAFGAGFCTTIIASPVDVVKTRYMNSALGQYSSAGHCALTMLQKEGPRAFYKGFMPSFLRLGSWNVVMFVTYEQLKRALMAACTSREAPF, encoded by the exons ATGGTTGGGTTCAAGGCCACAGATGTGCCCCCTACTGCCACTGTGAAGTTCCTGGGGGCTGGCACAGCTGCCTGCATTGCAGATCTCATCACCTTTCCCCTGGATACTGCTAAAGTCCGGCTGCAG ATCCAAGGAGAAAAGCAGGGGCCAGTGCGGGCTGCGGCCAGCGCCCAGTACCGCGGCGTGCTGGGCACCATCCTGACCATGGTGCGCACCGAGGGCCCCTGCAGCCTCTACAACGGGCTGGTCGCCGGCCTGCAGCGCCAGATGAGCTTCGCCTCTGTCCGCATTGGCCTCTATGACTCCGTCAAGCAGTTCTACACCAAGGGCTCTGAGC ATGCCGGCATCGGGAGCCGCCTCCTGGCAGGCAGTACCACAGGTGCCCTGGCTGTGGCTGTGGCCCAGCCCACAGATGTGGTAAAGGTCCGGTTCCAGGCTCAGGCCCGGGCTGGTGGTGGCCGGAGATATCAAAGCACCGTTGATGCCTACAAGACCATTGCCCGAGAGGAGGGGTTCCGGGGACTCTGGAAAG GGACCTCTCCCAACGTTGCTCGTAATGCCATTGTCAACTGTGCCGAGCTCGTGACCTATGACCTCATCAAGGACGCCCTCCTGAAGGCCAACCTCATGACAG ATGACCTTCCTTGCCACTTCACTTCCGCCTTCGGGGCGGGCTTCTGCACCACCATCATCGCCTCCCCTGTCGACGTGGTCAAGACGAGATATATGAACTCTGCCCTGGGCCAGTACAGCAGCGCTGGCCACTGTGCCCTTACCATGCTCCAGAAGGAGGGTCCCCGAGCCTTCTACAAAGG GTTCATGCCCTCCTTTCTCCGTTTGGGTTCCTGGAACGTGGTGATGTTCGTCACCTATGAGCAGCTGAAACGGGCCCTCATGGCTGCCTGCACTTCCCGGGAAGCTCCCTTTTGA